Genomic DNA from Streptomyces sp. NBC_01571:
GTTCGAGCACGACCTGGCGTGGAAGCCGATCTGCAATCCCCGTGTCCGCCTCAAGGGGTGTCCGAAGTCACTGGATCTGGCGTCGGCCCACCTGTGCCACTTCGACCCGGACATGCGCGCGACCGAGGCGAGGCGGCTCACCACGCTCGCCGACCACGGCCGGAGCGCCCTCGTCGGGATGGACGCCAACAGCTACCCGCACCAGACGGCGCTGGAGTCCGTGGCGCTCCCGGACTGGGACAAAGTCGCGGACCGCGTCCACTACCAGCACCGCACCATCGAGCGCGACGGCTGCCGCGTCTCGGACACCCGGCCGGATGAGATCCTCTCCGGCGGCGATCCGGTCTTCACCGATCTCGGCCTGCACGCCGCCACCACCCTCGGCCGGCCCGGCGCGCTCGCGGCGACGGCGAGTCTGAAGCGCACCGACCAGGGGGCGGCTCAGCGCATCGACCGCATGTACTGCACCCCCGATCTCGCCCCGGCCCTCATCGGCTTCGACGTCCTGGCGACCGACGAGGTGCGGGAGGTGTCCGACCACGCCCTGCTCGTCGCGCGGTTCGACCTCAACGTCCTCCGCCAGGTCCTCACGCCTGCCCGCTGACACTTCTATCTCTGGGGGAAATCTCCATGCTCATCAACGCGGCGATCTGCAACTTCGAGAACAACGGCGGCGGCGACCGCGCACTGTGGCAGCGGATGCACGACAAGTTGGCGTCGCTCGACCTGCATCTGCTCCTGCGGCAGGAGGTGTGGAACGCGCAGGACGACGGCAACGCGCTCGCAGACGCGGCCGAAGCCGTGCTCGGCATGGCCGGACTGATCGGCCCCGAGTGCTGCACCGCCCTCTACCACGACACCAACCTCTTCACCCCCGTCGGCGAGTTCCCGAAGACCGGCCCCATGTGGGTGCTCCCGCCGACCGTGCGCAGCCTGCAGCTCGCTGGCACAGCCCCTGGCGCGGTCCCGTTGAT
This window encodes:
- a CDS encoding endonuclease/exonuclease/phosphatase family protein gives rise to the protein MTDELRVVCWNIEHNGRGPSGGDDHRDLARDILAAIEPHIVLRQELTGAWDRGKADLYAEANRLGGLTPFMAAPREGRSRNPVGVMVDPALFLVDGEFEHDLAWKPICNPRVRLKGCPKSLDLASAHLCHFDPDMRATEARRLTTLADHGRSALVGMDANSYPHQTALESVALPDWDKVADRVHYQHRTIERDGCRVSDTRPDEILSGGDPVFTDLGLHAATTLGRPGALAATASLKRTDQGAAQRIDRMYCTPDLAPALIGFDVLATDEVREVSDHALLVARFDLNVLRQVLTPAR